From the Kitasatospora viridis genome, one window contains:
- a CDS encoding serine/threonine-protein kinase: protein MMRLRREDPRIVGPYRLHRRLGAGGMGVVYLGSDRKGQRVALKLIRAELAEDSEFRTRFAREVAAASRIRAGATARVVGSDIEADRPWLATAYVPGPSLYKRVGDEGPLAWPEVARIGAALADGLVKVHEAGVVHRDLKPSNILLSPKGPRIIDFGIAWSRGASTLTHVGTAVGSPGFLAPEQVRGAAVTPATDVFAFGATLAYALTGDTPFGSGASSEVMLYRVVHEEPDLSEVPPVLAPLIGACLAKEPLERPGAAHLHERLSELAARAGGRRAAAAAEPVATQASAPRAREQARVGSGSPLSAAELAAREAARAEKVARESEEARALGRPRFARSQPHPSSGGHPTVPARPAPRPAARPVPRPAPGPARDRQHTPPPTGGLAARRRLLRQRLVVFITVTIGVALAIAAAQGCENRHAQGLPAPAVPSTSSLAQPAVQGAAAVPPIGLSADGAQPAAHTSGSPLPAGFGPAAGSVPQVDWPNRSYPDPSGGPAIQLQNGRSAGPPAVALSAVMPARYRGNPAQVVVLRRTEGAMPVDLVELFTFSGDSPALATARTSAADPSSTATWRLDEGALVREERVPQTGAVATTRYAVRGDGSLEESWPGAGVAGGTGAGGTPAP from the coding sequence ATGATGCGGCTGAGGCGTGAGGACCCCCGCATCGTCGGCCCGTACCGCCTGCACCGGCGACTGGGCGCCGGCGGGATGGGCGTGGTCTACCTCGGGTCGGACCGCAAGGGGCAGCGGGTCGCGCTCAAGCTGATCCGCGCCGAGCTGGCCGAGGACTCCGAGTTCCGCACCCGGTTCGCCCGCGAGGTGGCGGCGGCCTCCCGGATCCGGGCCGGCGCGACCGCGCGGGTGGTCGGCTCCGACATCGAGGCGGACCGGCCCTGGCTGGCCACCGCCTACGTGCCCGGTCCCTCGCTCTACAAGCGGGTCGGCGACGAGGGCCCGCTGGCCTGGCCGGAGGTGGCCCGGATCGGCGCCGCGCTGGCCGACGGGCTGGTCAAGGTGCACGAGGCCGGGGTGGTGCACCGCGACCTCAAGCCGTCCAACATCCTGCTCTCCCCCAAGGGCCCGCGGATCATCGACTTCGGCATCGCCTGGTCGCGCGGCGCCAGCACGCTGACCCACGTCGGCACCGCCGTCGGCTCCCCCGGCTTCCTGGCGCCCGAGCAGGTGCGCGGGGCCGCGGTGACGCCGGCCACCGACGTCTTCGCGTTCGGCGCCACGCTGGCCTACGCGCTCACCGGGGACACCCCGTTCGGCTCGGGAGCCTCCTCCGAGGTGATGCTCTACCGGGTGGTGCACGAGGAGCCGGACCTCTCCGAGGTGCCGCCGGTGCTCGCCCCGCTGATCGGGGCCTGCCTGGCCAAGGAGCCGCTGGAGCGGCCCGGCGCGGCGCACCTGCACGAGCGGCTGAGCGAGCTGGCGGCGCGGGCCGGCGGGCGGCGGGCCGCAGCCGCCGCGGAGCCGGTCGCCACCCAGGCCTCGGCCCCCCGGGCGCGGGAGCAGGCGCGGGTCGGCTCCGGCTCGCCGCTGTCGGCCGCCGAGTTGGCGGCCCGCGAGGCGGCCCGGGCCGAGAAGGTGGCGCGCGAGTCGGAGGAGGCGCGGGCGCTCGGGCGGCCGCGGTTCGCCCGCTCGCAGCCGCACCCGTCCTCCGGCGGGCACCCGACCGTGCCCGCGCGCCCCGCGCCCCGGCCGGCGGCGCGCCCGGTGCCCCGGCCCGCGCCGGGGCCCGCCCGGGACCGGCAGCACACCCCGCCGCCCACCGGCGGGCTGGCGGCCCGGCGGCGGCTGCTGCGGCAGCGGCTGGTGGTCTTCATCACGGTCACCATCGGGGTCGCGCTGGCGATCGCCGCCGCCCAGGGGTGCGAGAACCGGCACGCGCAGGGCCTGCCCGCGCCGGCCGTGCCGAGCACTTCGAGCCTCGCCCAGCCGGCGGTGCAGGGCGCGGCCGCCGTCCCGCCGATCGGTCTCTCGGCCGACGGCGCGCAGCCGGCCGCACACACAAGCGGCTCGCCGCTGCCGGCCGGCTTCGGTCCCGCGGCCGGATCGGTGCCGCAGGTGGACTGGCCGAACCGCAGCTACCCCGACCCGTCGGGCGGGCCGGCCATCCAGCTGCAGAACGGGCGCTCGGCCGGGCCGCCCGCCGTGGCGCTGTCCGCCGTGATGCCGGCCCGCTACCGGGGCAACCCGGCGCAGGTGGTGGTGCTGCGGCGGACCGAGGGGGCGATGCCGGTCGACCTGGTGGAGCTCTTCACCTTCAGCGGCGACTCCCCCGCCCTGGCCACCGCCCGCACCTCCGCCGCCGACCCGTCCTCCACCGCGACCTGGCGGCTCGACGAGGGCGCCCTGGTCCGGGAGGAGCGGGTGCCGCAGACGGGTGCGGTGGCGACCACGCGCTACGCGGTGCGCGGTGACGGGTCGTTGGAGGAGTCCTGGCCGGGCGCGGGTGTCGCGGGCGGCACGGGTGCCGGGGGGACGCCGGCGCCGTAG
- a CDS encoding TrmH family RNA methyltransferase — MSQPSTVTDPADPRLADYTGLTDVELRRRREPAEGLFIAEGEKVIRRALAAGYGMRSMLLTPKWLDVMADVIETVDAPVHVVEPAVAEQVTGYHVHRGALASMARKPLPDVAEVLGPARRVAVLEGLVDHTNLGAIFRSAAALGMDAVLLSPDCADPLYRRAVKTSMGAVFSVPYARLDPWPGALDALRAAGFRVLALTPAEGSVTLAEAAPHQLPKAALMLGAEGDGLTPRALAAADTLVRIPMAHGIDSLNVGAAAAVAFYTVNAG, encoded by the coding sequence ATGTCCCAGCCCAGCACCGTCACCGATCCCGCCGACCCCCGGCTGGCCGACTACACCGGCCTGACCGACGTCGAACTGCGCCGCCGCCGCGAACCCGCCGAGGGCCTCTTCATCGCCGAGGGCGAGAAGGTGATCCGGCGGGCCCTCGCGGCCGGCTACGGGATGCGGTCGATGCTGCTCACGCCCAAGTGGCTGGACGTGATGGCGGACGTGATCGAGACCGTCGACGCGCCCGTGCACGTGGTCGAGCCCGCCGTGGCCGAGCAGGTCACCGGCTACCACGTGCACCGCGGCGCGCTCGCCTCGATGGCCCGCAAGCCGCTGCCGGACGTCGCCGAGGTGCTCGGCCCGGCGCGCCGGGTCGCGGTGCTCGAAGGACTGGTCGACCACACCAACCTCGGGGCGATCTTCCGCAGCGCGGCGGCCCTCGGGATGGACGCCGTGCTGCTCTCGCCGGACTGCGCGGACCCGCTCTACCGGCGGGCCGTCAAGACCTCGATGGGCGCCGTCTTCTCGGTGCCCTACGCCCGGCTCGACCCCTGGCCCGGCGCGCTCGACGCGCTGCGCGCGGCCGGCTTCCGGGTGCTCGCCCTCACCCCGGCCGAGGGCTCCGTCACCCTCGCCGAGGCCGCGCCCCACCAGCTCCCCAAGGCCGCCCTGATGCTCGGCGCCGAGGGCGACGGCCTCACCCCGCGGGCCCTGGCCGCCGCCGACACCCTGGTCCGGATCCCGATGGCCCACGGCATCGACTCCCTCAACGTCGGCGCGGCGGCCGCCGTGGCCTTCTACACCGTCAACGCCGGCTGA
- the cobA gene encoding uroporphyrinogen-III C-methyltransferase yields MNAPNVHPSTTGQTPYPVGLLLAGRRVVVVGGGQVAQRRLPALIAAGAQVHLVSPSTTPAVQAMADAGEITWHRRGFAAGDLAEAWYVLVASSDPAVNEAVSAEAEQARIFCSRSDDAAAATAWTPASGHDDAGTTVAVLTGDPRHSAALRNAIVEGLRTGTLTARQYRQRTAGVALVGGGPGDPDLITVRGRRLLADADVVVADRLAPRELLAELPPHVEVIDASKIPYGRQMAQQAINEALVEHAKAGKFVVRLKGGDPYVFGRGGEELLACAEAGIPVTVVPGISSSISVPAAVGIPVTHRGLTQEFTVISGHVAPEDPRSLVNWEAAAQLNGTLVLLMAVERIGAIAARLIAAGRSADTPVAVIQEGTTAGQRRIDATLATVADTVAAEGVRPPAVIVVGEVVHVLQH; encoded by the coding sequence ATGAACGCGCCCAACGTGCACCCCAGCACCACCGGCCAGACCCCGTACCCCGTCGGCCTGTTGCTGGCCGGCCGCCGGGTGGTCGTGGTCGGCGGCGGCCAGGTGGCCCAGCGCCGGCTGCCCGCCCTGATAGCCGCCGGCGCCCAGGTGCACCTGGTCTCGCCGAGCACCACGCCCGCCGTCCAGGCGATGGCCGACGCCGGCGAGATCACCTGGCACCGCCGCGGCTTCGCCGCCGGTGACCTGGCCGAGGCCTGGTACGTGCTGGTCGCCTCCTCCGACCCGGCCGTCAACGAGGCGGTCAGCGCCGAGGCCGAGCAGGCCCGGATCTTCTGCTCGCGCAGCGACGACGCGGCCGCGGCCACCGCCTGGACCCCCGCCAGCGGCCACGACGACGCGGGCACCACGGTCGCCGTGCTCACCGGCGACCCCCGGCACTCGGCCGCGCTGCGCAACGCCATCGTCGAGGGCCTGCGCACCGGCACCCTGACCGCGCGTCAGTACCGGCAGCGGACGGCCGGCGTGGCCCTGGTCGGCGGCGGCCCCGGCGACCCCGACCTGATCACCGTGCGCGGCCGCCGCCTGCTCGCCGACGCCGACGTGGTGGTCGCCGACCGCCTGGCCCCGCGCGAGCTGCTCGCCGAGCTGCCCCCGCACGTCGAGGTGATCGACGCCTCGAAGATCCCCTACGGCCGGCAGATGGCCCAGCAGGCGATCAACGAGGCGCTGGTCGAGCACGCCAAGGCCGGCAAGTTCGTGGTCCGGCTCAAGGGCGGCGACCCGTACGTCTTCGGCCGCGGCGGCGAGGAGCTGCTGGCCTGCGCCGAGGCCGGCATCCCGGTCACCGTGGTGCCCGGCATCTCCAGCTCGATCAGCGTGCCCGCCGCCGTCGGCATCCCGGTCACCCACCGCGGCCTGACCCAGGAGTTCACCGTGATCTCCGGGCACGTCGCCCCGGAGGACCCGCGCTCGCTGGTCAACTGGGAGGCCGCCGCCCAACTGAACGGCACCCTGGTGCTGCTGATGGCGGTGGAGCGGATCGGCGCGATCGCGGCCAGGCTGATCGCGGCCGGCCGGTCCGCCGACACGCCCGTCGCCGTGATCCAGGAGGGCACCACGGCCGGCCAGCGCCGGATCGACGCCACCCTCGCCACCGTCGCCGACACCGTGGCCGCCGAGGGCGTGCGCCCGCCGGCGGTCATCGTGGTCGGCGAGGTCGTCCACGTCCTCCAGCACTGA
- the cobT gene encoding nicotinate-nucleotide--dimethylbenzimidazole phosphoribosyltransferase — translation MTDAGHVPSEGLPEHLLPETGTEPVQGGGGWGGDLVGQSVPGGGGAPAGPGYTFIDQPDDEEDVLLMPGPQGGWADPSATPVVPLGEALTPPAPGGFVAQPGYPGAAPMAQPVPPQPVAVQPVAVEPVAVQPVVAAEQPVPGTPVEPSWPPVVPPGYAEQPQAEASPVAAVPQPAQPRRPLHAGPPIPDPSLMTGQVPVRSLADRGPSEPGGTPPHGVPVAVLPPETAAESTLVLPVQKAAAPVEQPVAPVAVPVAPVAPVAPVAEPVATEQAVVEPAPVAIEPVIAEPVAVEAPAAAVAPVETVAPVETVEPAPVAVVEPVPAPQPVAAEAAPTQPVAPVQEAPAAPEAAAPAQPGAPRRIAAFLADPAPLGLAVVDPVVEQPAPVAAEAPAAEQPAVEAPAQPAEQTPVADAPTADAPSAEAPSAEAAPAPEQPTAVEAPAAETPAAETPVAAEPVAAEPTIAEEPVVAEAPAEQAEPLAQPDPATPIAPAAPEAAAEAAPGAEPVQPTEPVEAPAAPEAAVAEPATAPEPQPAAAAPEAAGEPDAQPVPDQAEAGAEPAAEPEAPRGEAAPGYDTAARDAVHQVMRERRDIRNGFRPDPVPHEVLLRVLEAAHTAPSVGYSQPWDFVVIRSSDTRRKMHALAERQREAYADSLPKGRAKQFREIKIEAILETPVNIVVTADRTRGGRHTLGRHTQPQMAPYSAALAVENLWLAARAEGLGVGWVSFFDEEEMVRELGLPEHLDVVAYLCIGFVDSFPDEPELQQQGWAKKRPLSWVVHEEQYGNRALPGEEPHSLLSETLRTIRPLDAKALGEAWDRQKRMTKPAGSLGMLEIISAQLSGLSRKCPPPIPEPACVAIFAGDHGVHAQGVTPWPQEVTGQMVANFLAGGAVVNSFAAQVGAEVCVVDVGVKAELPEAIQQGRTTGLLPRKVKPGTDDMTQGPAMSREEALKALEVGIETARDLVAAGNKILITGDMGIANTTASAALISVFTGVDPAEVTGRGTGIDDETHTRKVAVIRQALELHQPDPTDPIGVLAAIGGLEHAAIAGFLLGAASLRTPVILDGVIAGSAALAAKAIAPEVLAACIAGHRSAEPGHQAALAKLGLRALIDLDLRLGEGTGALLALPLVQSAARAMHDVATFDSAGVTEKG, via the coding sequence ATGACCGACGCTGGTCACGTCCCCAGTGAGGGACTGCCGGAGCACCTGCTCCCCGAGACCGGGACCGAACCGGTCCAGGGAGGTGGCGGGTGGGGCGGCGACCTCGTCGGCCAGTCCGTACCGGGGGGCGGCGGTGCGCCGGCCGGGCCCGGGTACACCTTCATCGACCAGCCGGACGACGAAGAGGACGTGCTGCTGATGCCCGGCCCGCAGGGCGGCTGGGCCGACCCGTCGGCCACGCCCGTGGTGCCGCTCGGCGAGGCGCTCACCCCGCCCGCCCCGGGCGGGTTCGTGGCGCAGCCCGGGTACCCGGGCGCCGCGCCGATGGCGCAGCCGGTACCGCCGCAGCCCGTCGCCGTCCAGCCGGTGGCCGTCGAGCCCGTCGCCGTCCAGCCGGTGGTTGCCGCCGAACAGCCCGTGCCCGGCACGCCCGTGGAGCCGTCCTGGCCGCCGGTGGTGCCGCCCGGGTACGCCGAACAGCCCCAGGCCGAGGCCTCCCCGGTCGCCGCCGTGCCGCAGCCCGCGCAGCCGCGCCGGCCGCTGCACGCCGGGCCGCCGATCCCGGACCCCTCGCTGATGACCGGTCAGGTGCCGGTCCGCTCGCTGGCCGACCGCGGCCCGTCCGAGCCCGGCGGCACGCCGCCGCACGGGGTGCCGGTCGCCGTGCTGCCGCCGGAGACGGCCGCCGAGAGCACCCTGGTGCTGCCGGTGCAGAAGGCCGCGGCTCCCGTCGAGCAGCCGGTCGCCCCGGTCGCCGTGCCGGTCGCTCCGGTCGCCCCCGTCGCTCCGGTCGCGGAGCCGGTGGCGACGGAGCAGGCCGTCGTGGAGCCGGCGCCGGTCGCCATCGAGCCGGTGATCGCGGAGCCCGTGGCCGTGGAGGCGCCCGCCGCGGCCGTCGCGCCCGTGGAGACGGTCGCGCCGGTCGAGACCGTCGAGCCGGCGCCGGTCGCCGTCGTCGAGCCCGTCCCCGCGCCGCAGCCGGTGGCCGCCGAGGCCGCGCCCACTCAGCCGGTGGCACCGGTCCAGGAGGCGCCCGCCGCCCCCGAGGCAGCCGCCCCCGCGCAGCCGGGCGCACCGCGCCGGATCGCCGCGTTCCTCGCCGACCCCGCGCCGCTCGGCCTCGCCGTGGTGGACCCGGTGGTCGAGCAGCCGGCCCCGGTCGCCGCCGAGGCCCCCGCCGCGGAGCAGCCGGCCGTCGAGGCCCCGGCCCAGCCCGCCGAGCAGACCCCGGTCGCTGACGCCCCGACCGCTGACGCCCCGTCGGCTGAGGCGCCGTCCGCCGAGGCCGCGCCGGCCCCGGAGCAGCCGACCGCCGTCGAGGCACCCGCTGCCGAGACCCCCGCTGCCGAGACCCCGGTCGCCGCCGAGCCCGTCGCCGCCGAGCCCACCATCGCCGAGGAGCCCGTCGTCGCCGAGGCCCCCGCCGAGCAGGCCGAGCCGCTCGCCCAGCCCGACCCGGCCACCCCGATAGCGCCCGCCGCGCCGGAAGCCGCCGCCGAGGCCGCGCCCGGGGCCGAGCCGGTCCAGCCGACCGAGCCTGTCGAGGCGCCCGCCGCACCGGAAGCCGCCGTCGCCGAGCCGGCCACCGCGCCCGAGCCGCAGCCCGCCGCGGCCGCTCCCGAGGCCGCCGGCGAGCCCGACGCGCAGCCCGTACCGGACCAGGCCGAAGCCGGAGCCGAGCCCGCCGCCGAGCCCGAGGCCCCGCGCGGAGAGGCCGCGCCGGGCTACGACACCGCCGCCCGCGACGCCGTCCACCAGGTGATGCGCGAGCGCCGCGACATCCGCAACGGCTTCCGCCCCGACCCCGTCCCGCACGAAGTGCTGCTCCGGGTCCTGGAGGCCGCCCACACCGCCCCCAGCGTCGGCTACTCGCAGCCCTGGGACTTCGTGGTGATCCGCTCCTCGGACACCCGCCGGAAGATGCACGCGCTGGCCGAGCGGCAGCGCGAGGCCTACGCCGACTCGCTGCCCAAGGGCCGGGCCAAGCAGTTCCGCGAGATCAAGATCGAGGCGATCCTCGAAACCCCGGTCAACATCGTGGTCACCGCCGACCGCACCCGCGGCGGCCGGCACACCCTCGGCCGGCACACCCAGCCGCAGATGGCCCCCTACTCGGCCGCGCTCGCCGTGGAGAACCTCTGGCTGGCCGCCCGCGCCGAGGGCCTGGGCGTCGGCTGGGTGAGCTTCTTCGACGAGGAGGAGATGGTCCGCGAGCTCGGCCTGCCCGAGCACCTGGACGTCGTCGCCTACCTCTGCATCGGCTTCGTCGACTCCTTCCCGGACGAGCCCGAGCTGCAGCAGCAGGGCTGGGCCAAGAAGCGCCCGCTCTCCTGGGTGGTGCACGAGGAGCAGTACGGCAACCGCGCGCTGCCCGGCGAGGAGCCGCACAGCCTGCTCTCCGAGACCCTGCGCACCATCCGCCCGCTGGACGCCAAGGCGCTCGGCGAGGCCTGGGACCGGCAGAAGCGGATGACCAAGCCGGCCGGCTCGCTCGGCATGCTGGAGATCATCTCCGCCCAGCTCAGCGGCCTGTCCCGGAAGTGCCCGCCGCCGATCCCGGAGCCCGCCTGCGTGGCGATCTTCGCCGGCGACCACGGCGTGCACGCCCAGGGCGTCACCCCCTGGCCGCAGGAGGTCACCGGCCAGATGGTGGCCAACTTCCTGGCCGGCGGAGCGGTGGTCAACTCCTTCGCCGCCCAGGTCGGCGCCGAGGTCTGCGTGGTGGACGTCGGCGTCAAGGCCGAGCTGCCCGAGGCGATCCAGCAGGGCCGCACCACCGGCCTGCTGCCGCGCAAGGTCAAGCCCGGCACCGACGACATGACCCAGGGACCGGCGATGAGCCGGGAGGAGGCGCTCAAGGCGCTGGAGGTCGGCATCGAGACCGCCCGCGACCTGGTCGCGGCCGGCAACAAGATCCTGATCACCGGCGACATGGGCATCGCCAACACCACCGCCTCCGCCGCGCTGATCTCGGTCTTCACCGGCGTCGACCCGGCCGAGGTCACCGGCCGCGGCACCGGCATCGACGACGAGACGCACACCCGCAAGGTGGCCGTCATCCGGCAGGCACTGGAGCTGCACCAGCCCGACCCGACCGATCCCATCGGCGTGCTCGCCGCGATCGGCGGCCTGGAGCACGCGGCGATCGCCGGCTTCCTGCTCGGCGCCGCCTCGCTGCGCACCCCGGTGATCCTGGACGGCGTGATCGCCGGCTCCGCCGCGCTGGCCGCCAAGGCCATCGCCCCCGAGGTGCTGGCGGCCTGCATCGCCGGCCACCGCTCGGCCGAGCCCGGCCACCAGGCCGCGCTGGCCAAGCTCGGCCTGCGCGCGCTGATCGACCTGGACCTGCGGCTCGGCGAGGGAACGGGCGCCCTGCTGGCCCTCCCGCTGGTGCAGAGTGCGGCCCGGGCGATGCACGATGTAGCCACCTTCGACTCCGCCGGAGTCACCGAGAAGGGCTGA
- the cbiE gene encoding precorrin-6y C5,15-methyltransferase (decarboxylating) subunit CbiE encodes MADRITVIGWDGTPLTEAAAAALTAATLVAGAPYQLNALPVPAGAERIALGSVESAARRIAEHRGAVVVVAEGDPGFFGVVRALRRPEYGLELEVLPAVSSVAAAFARAGMAWEDAQVVSTHGGRLRRAANVCRAHSKVAVLTSADAGPSELALMLRGVHRTFVVCEALGTADEDVTVLTSDRVPDHDWRDPNVVLVIGGSTPQSAGVDATAGWLAGRPVGYPGTERGWALPGDAYDGDSPRTLSPQTRAVVLARLGPGAGDLVWCVGAGSGALAVETARFGAAVVAVEESAATCARIAVNARRYGVELETAAGPATEVLGGLPEPDAVVVEQGGAEVVRAVLTRRPARLVALAGTVAEAGEIRAVMTTAGYRVEGMVLQSAPLQATPSGSDAESAIGPFESTLLLWAEPAP; translated from the coding sequence ATGGCCGACCGGATCACGGTCATCGGGTGGGACGGAACACCGCTGACCGAGGCGGCCGCCGCCGCGCTCACCGCCGCCACCCTGGTGGCGGGGGCGCCCTACCAGCTGAACGCGCTCCCGGTGCCGGCCGGCGCCGAACGGATCGCGCTGGGGAGCGTGGAGAGCGCCGCCCGCCGGATCGCCGAGCACCGCGGCGCCGTGGTGGTGGTCGCCGAGGGCGACCCGGGCTTCTTCGGTGTGGTCCGCGCCCTGCGCCGGCCGGAGTACGGGCTGGAGTTGGAGGTGCTGCCCGCCGTCTCCTCGGTCGCCGCCGCGTTCGCCCGGGCCGGCATGGCCTGGGAGGACGCCCAGGTGGTCTCCACCCACGGCGGCCGGCTGCGCCGGGCCGCCAACGTCTGCCGGGCGCACTCCAAGGTCGCCGTGCTGACCAGCGCCGACGCCGGGCCCAGCGAGCTCGCGCTGATGCTGCGCGGCGTGCACCGCACCTTCGTGGTCTGCGAGGCGCTGGGCACCGCGGACGAGGACGTCACCGTGCTCACCTCGGACCGGGTGCCGGACCACGACTGGCGCGACCCCAACGTGGTGCTGGTGATCGGCGGCTCCACCCCGCAGAGCGCGGGCGTGGACGCGACCGCCGGCTGGCTGGCCGGCCGGCCCGTCGGCTACCCCGGCACCGAGCGCGGCTGGGCGCTGCCCGGCGACGCGTACGACGGCGACTCACCCCGCACCCTCTCCCCGCAGACCCGCGCGGTGGTGCTGGCCCGGCTCGGGCCGGGCGCCGGCGACCTGGTCTGGTGCGTGGGCGCGGGCAGCGGGGCGCTCGCGGTGGAGACCGCGCGGTTCGGCGCCGCGGTGGTCGCGGTCGAGGAGTCGGCGGCGACCTGCGCCCGGATCGCGGTGAACGCGCGCCGCTACGGCGTCGAGCTGGAGACCGCCGCCGGACCGGCGACCGAGGTGCTGGGCGGACTGCCCGAGCCGGACGCGGTGGTGGTGGAGCAGGGCGGGGCCGAGGTGGTGCGCGCGGTGCTGACCCGCCGTCCGGCCCGGCTGGTCGCGCTGGCCGGCACGGTGGCCGAGGCGGGCGAGATCCGCGCGGTGATGACCACGGCCGGGTACCGGGTGGAGGGCATGGTGCTGCAGTCCGCCCCGCTGCAGGCCACCCCGTCGGGCTCCGACGCCGAGTCGGCGATCGGCCCGTTCGAGAGCACCCTGCTGCTCTGGGCCGAGCCCGCGCCCTGA
- a CDS encoding GNAT family N-acetyltransferase translates to MPASFPETAISTERLLLRPLEDGDVPELVAMMADDLVLNWTDVPQPYTHRHALDWIRRQAPALRAQGRGIAFAVTEHLTQRLVGTVELRHTDWRLLSTEAAYVTAPWARGEGYAVESLLGIAQWLFEDRGFHRLELRTAAGNTAAQQVAQKIGCISEGVLRSAWIVRTGEVGSAGEESRSDLILWSLLPEDLEPVDDLLKDRYALQD, encoded by the coding sequence ATGCCAGCGAGCTTCCCCGAGACCGCGATCAGCACCGAACGGCTGCTGCTGCGCCCCTTGGAGGACGGCGACGTGCCCGAGCTGGTCGCCATGATGGCCGACGACCTGGTGCTGAACTGGACCGACGTGCCGCAGCCCTACACCCACCGGCACGCCCTGGACTGGATCCGCCGGCAGGCCCCGGCCCTGCGCGCGCAGGGCCGCGGCATCGCCTTCGCGGTCACCGAGCACCTCACCCAGCGGCTGGTCGGCACCGTCGAACTGCGGCACACCGACTGGCGGCTGCTCAGCACCGAGGCCGCCTACGTCACCGCGCCCTGGGCCAGGGGCGAGGGCTACGCGGTCGAGTCGCTGCTCGGCATCGCCCAGTGGCTCTTCGAGGACCGCGGCTTCCACCGGCTGGAGCTGCGCACCGCGGCCGGCAACACCGCCGCCCAGCAGGTCGCCCAGAAGATCGGCTGCATCAGCGAGGGCGTGCTGCGCAGCGCCTGGATAGTGCGCACCGGCGAAGTCGGCTCGGCGGGGGAGGAGAGCCGCAGCGACCTGATCCTGTGGAGCCTGCTGCCCGAGGACCTGGAGCCGGTCGACGACCTGCTGAAGGACCGTTACGCCTTGCAGGATTGA
- a CDS encoding MetQ/NlpA family ABC transporter substrate-binding protein produces the protein MRTVLKISTAALAVTGLTLGATACSGSSSSNSADKPLVVIASPTPHAQILDYVRDNLAAKVGLKLTVREVSDYTLQNPAVQDGSADANYFQHVPYLNDFNKTHGTDIVPVETVHLEPLGVYSKKVKKAADLADGASVAVPNDATNEGRALKLLADNQVISLKDGVGTAATIHDITGNPKHLKFKELDAAQLPRALSDVDAAVINGNYAVGAGLKPATDAILLEKADNNPYANVLAVKKGKENDPRVQKLAQLLHSDEVKKYIEDNFQGSVIPAF, from the coding sequence GTGCGTACCGTCCTGAAGATCAGCACCGCCGCCCTCGCCGTCACCGGCCTCACCCTGGGCGCCACCGCGTGCTCCGGCTCGTCCTCCTCGAACAGCGCCGACAAGCCGCTCGTGGTGATCGCCTCGCCCACCCCGCACGCCCAGATCCTGGACTACGTCCGGGACAACCTGGCCGCCAAGGTCGGCCTGAAGCTGACGGTCCGCGAGGTCTCCGACTACACGCTGCAGAACCCCGCCGTGCAGGACGGCTCCGCCGACGCCAACTACTTCCAGCACGTCCCGTACCTGAACGACTTCAACAAGACCCACGGCACCGACATCGTGCCGGTCGAGACGGTCCACCTGGAGCCGCTCGGCGTCTACTCCAAGAAGGTCAAGAAGGCCGCCGACCTGGCCGACGGCGCCTCGGTCGCGGTGCCCAACGACGCCACCAACGAGGGCCGCGCGCTCAAGCTGCTCGCCGACAACCAGGTGATCAGCCTGAAGGACGGGGTCGGCACCGCCGCCACCATCCACGACATCACCGGCAACCCGAAGCACCTGAAGTTCAAGGAGCTCGACGCCGCCCAGCTGCCGCGCGCGCTGAGCGACGTGGACGCCGCCGTGATCAACGGCAACTACGCGGTCGGCGCGGGCCTCAAGCCCGCCACCGACGCGATCCTGCTGGAGAAGGCGGACAACAACCCGTACGCCAACGTGCTCGCCGTCAAGAAGGGCAAGGAGAACGACCCGCGGGTGCAGAAGCTGGCCCAGCTGCTGCACTCCGACGAGGTGAAGAAGTACATCGAGGACAACTTCCAGGGCTCGGTCATCCCGGCCTTCTGA
- a CDS encoding methionine ABC transporter permease, translated as MTWDDMQPLLHDATIETFQMVGIATLVTLLLGLPLGVLLVLTDKGGLWQNRPVNKVVGAVVNVGRSLPFVILLVALIPFTRWVVGTSIGWQAATVPLAVGAIPFYARLVEGAVRGVDGGLVEAVQSMGGSTWAVVRKALLPEALPALVSGLTTTVIALIGYSAMAGTVGGGGLGNLAITYGYMRFETGFMVVIVIELVVLVTLVQLLGDLIGRRLGHRGATAGLLARLRRTA; from the coding sequence ATGACCTGGGACGACATGCAGCCGCTGCTGCACGACGCGACCATCGAGACGTTCCAGATGGTCGGCATCGCCACCCTGGTGACGCTGCTGCTCGGCCTGCCGCTCGGGGTGCTGCTGGTGCTCACCGACAAGGGCGGCCTGTGGCAGAACCGCCCGGTCAACAAGGTGGTCGGCGCGGTCGTCAACGTCGGCCGCTCGCTGCCCTTCGTGATCCTGCTGGTCGCGCTGATCCCGTTCACCCGCTGGGTGGTCGGCACCTCGATCGGCTGGCAGGCCGCCACCGTGCCGCTGGCCGTCGGCGCCATCCCGTTCTACGCCCGGCTGGTCGAGGGCGCGGTGCGCGGCGTGGACGGCGGCCTGGTCGAGGCCGTCCAGTCGATGGGCGGCTCCACCTGGGCGGTGGTCCGCAAGGCCCTGCTGCCCGAGGCACTGCCCGCCCTGGTCTCCGGCCTCACCACCACGGTGATCGCGCTGATCGGCTACTCCGCGATGGCCGGCACGGTCGGCGGCGGCGGGCTCGGCAACCTCGCCATCACCTACGGCTACATGCGCTTCGAGACCGGCTTCATGGTCGTCATCGTGATCGAGCTGGTGGTGCTGGTCACCCTGGTCCAGCTGCTCGGCGACCTGATCGGGCGCCGGCTCGGCCACCGCGGCGCCACCGCCGGCCTGCTCGCCCGCCTGCGCCGCACCGCCTGA